The DNA segment TTACGCAGGATTTATAGGTTCCATAGCCACCGCTACCGCTGACACTATGGCCAGCGAAGTGGGAGTGATCACAACTCCAAGACTCATAACCAACTTTAAAAGAGTTCCTCCAGGTACAGATGGGGGAATTTCAGTTGTTGGAACCATAGCTGGAATTCTTGGAGCAGGGTTAATTGGTTTGGCTGCCTATATGCTGGGAGTGTATCCTGATCTTGCAAAAACACTAGCAATTGCATTAGTAGCTGGATCTGTTGGTTGTTTTGTGGATAGTATACTGGGAGCCATGTTAGAGATTAAAGGGTATCTTAATAATGAACATGTGAATCTTCTTGCTACCCTAACTGGGGCTTTACTGGGCAATGTAATGGTATGGTTGTTATGGTGATAAAATGAAGGGAATCATAATGATAATTGATGGGATGGGAGATCGTCCTCTTGAAGAATTAGGGAATAAAACCCCTTTAGAAGCAGCAAAAACACCTAACATGGATTTAATGGCCAAATTAGGAGTTAATGGAATTATGGATCCAATAAAACCAGGTATACGTGCAGGAAGTGATACAGCTCACCTATCAATACTCGGCTATGATCCCTACACTGTTTACACTGGTAGAGGGCCTTTTGAAGCTGCTGGAGTTGGAATAGATGTAATGCCTGGAGATATTGCATTTAGATGTAATTTTTCAACTGCCAATGAAGCAGGAATAATCACTGACCGGAGAGCTGGAAGGGTAAGAGATGGTACTGATGAGTTAGCAAATGTTCTTAATTCAATGAAACTTGATGAAAATGTTGAAGTTATATTTAAAGAATCTACAGGTCACAGGGCAGTTTTAGTATTAAGGGGAGAAAATTTATCAGATCAAGTTTCTGATGCTGATCCCAAACATGATGGAGAGAAATTTCTAAAAATT comes from the Methanobacterium sp. genome and includes:
- a CDS encoding TIGR00297 family protein, with translation MIIWEYVVLLVIIGLITYAKKALDLLGSIFMIIMGVIIIFVAGVNWLFLIFLFLILGVGFTRYKNDYKKEIGVYEGTRTLKNVVSNGIVAFVMAAFGNYAGFIGSIATATADTMASEVGVITTPRLITNFKRVPPGTDGGISVVGTIAGILGAGLIGLAAYMLGVYPDLAKTLAIALVAGSVGCFVDSILGAMLEIKGYLNNEHVNLLATLTGALLGNVMVWLLW